A window of Choloepus didactylus isolate mChoDid1 chromosome 23, mChoDid1.pri, whole genome shotgun sequence contains these coding sequences:
- the LOC119519139 gene encoding 6-pyruvoyl tetrahydrobiopterin synthase, with translation MSALGLGRCRRAQLSRLVSFSATHRLHSKSLSNEENLKLFGKCNNPNGHGHNYRVVVTVHGEIDPVTGMVMNLTDLKECMEEAIMKPLDHKNLDLDVPYFTDVVSTTENVAVYIWENLQKFLPVGVLYKVKVYETDNNIVVYKGQ, from the exons ATGAGCGCTCTGGGCTTGGGTCGTTGTCGCCGTGCCCAGCTTTCCCGCCTCGTCTCTTTCAGCGCGACCCACCGGCTCCACAGCAAATCTTTGAgtaatgaagaaaacttgaaactGTTTGGGAAATGCAACAATCCAAATGGCCATGGACACAATTACAGAGTTGTGGTGACAGTACATGGAGAGATTGATCCTGTTACAGGAATGGTTATGAACTTGACTGACCTCAAAGAGTGTATGGAGGAGGCAATTATGAAGCCCCTTGATCACAAGAATCTGGATCTGGATGTGCCATACTTCACTGATGTGGTGAG caCGACAGAAAATGTGGCTGTTTATATCTGGGAAAACCTTCAGAAATTTCTTCCtgtgggagttctttataaaGTAAAAGTGTATGAAACTGACAATAATATTGTAGTCTATAAAGGACAATAG